AATCTACAAACGTATTAAATCTGAGAGTAGAAGACTAAAATGATTTGAGTCACGTAGACTTAATGACGATGTGAAACAAGCTGATATTATCACACAGGGAGGTTTAACGATCGTTTCAAAGAGCTCAAAGCTGCTGGAGGGGAAACGAAAGGAGAAGGCTTTCTAAAtgagtttttattaaaacacGAGTATTTTATAACAGACGGATTATTTCTGTCTGTTAGTGACGGAAATTTTAAACCCACATTTACTTCAACAGAGTACTTTTACTGCAGTATTATTGGAGCAGTGATATAAAAACCCGTAGAGCTCTGTTCTCATTACTTCTCTTTTCCTTCTTCCCTGTTGTGCTGTCAGTTGTATAAATAAgctctgtaaataaaagctTGTTGCTGTTGCTGACAGCTGGTGCAGCTGTTACACAGGTGAGGTGGGCTCGGCCTAAGTTGCCTGTTTAATGCGACTTTGCTGTCGGTTGCTTCAGCTGCGTTTCCAGGATAACTGATAAATCGCTGTTGATCAATAGTCATGCATATCAGTGACCATGAAACGGACCCACACAGCCCATAGTTCGTCAGTGGTGCCAGTGTCAGTCATTATgtataaggttggaaacctgcagtcagctgagactgaagaagtcacagAAGgatgaaaacgtccagatgaacagaatccacGTTTTCGGATTTCCTTGCCTGGAATATTGAACATGCATCAAGACTTTCCAGGATTTGTTTGGGATAGCAGGGTGCACGGTCATAAATAAGCACAGTGCAGAAAACACTGATTATGATTTTCAGGCTGATGTGCACTCCCACGCCCTCGTGCCGACGCGTTACATGAGGAGTTTAAATGTAGATCTGCACTGAAGTTTAATTAAACTGGGCATGAATCCTGGGCTGTTAATGGTTCCTTTGACACGTCTCCAGGCTGAATGATTTTACAGCAAACATCTTTAATAactttcaaaaacacaaactgggTGCAGAAGTTGACCATTGGAGTGACCGCCATGTTGAAAGCTGGTAACCAGCCCCACAGCTAACTCAGCAGGTCGGGAATTTGTGACCATCTCGGTTAAATAAACTTCTGCTTTCCTCAGCGCCGGGCGAGCCGCCACCGCTCAGTCCTGATCTGAGCTGCTTTAgcagacttcctgtttttcttacTTGCATCACTTCTTCTGGTGAATAAACAGTAATATTACAGAGCAAGGGAACAGTTTTACTACAGTACTGCTGTCTcaaaataactgtacagtatTTTTTAATGATGTATAACCAGTGTTGATGCAACACTACTGATGAATTTGACATTTTCCTGAAAGACTTTTTATGATGAGTTTTAATGAgtattaaataaaacatgtttctgCACTGACAGAAACTAACAGCATTATGGTGTCAATACATTTCAATACACACAGGTCTGAATGAACTTGCTTTATGAACGAAACAAACTGGACTCGTGCTGCTTGTTTGCAGCACCAAAGGTTATCGTTAGACTGAACTACTCATTTATCTCATGGTGGTCATTGCTGCAGCCACTCCGTTCATCCATGAAACAAGCTGGTTTAGCTTCTCCTCAATGTCTCCTCAGTCTGTCCTCTGGATGACAGACTGAGAAATCCTTCAGCATGGTGTACTGAGgttaacagcagcagcagcattataGGCAGAGTTACAGAGGAGACAAGCAGGCGGAGACGAGAAAGATAAAGGAAGCCTTAAAAAGTCCAGACAGACACTTTAAAATCTGATTTAAGGAGtcaaagtctttttttaaaaaaacaaaagaacttaAAATATTAAACTATCGCCATCTTTGCTGTTGCAGAACACTCTCACTGATTATATCCGAGGTTTCTTTGAATGTCGTATTTCTCTCTGATGATGAGGATGCAGCGTGGGTGGATGCTGAGCCGGTTTCTAGACATGGACCGCTGTTTGTTGGTTCAGGTTTGGTTTGCATCATTGTGCTAAAGTATGATGAGGTTAGAGGAGCTTCCTGCTCATCATGAACAGCCAGATTAGGTTATCCCGCTGCATTCCTGGTATATTCCAACTCAGCATATACTTCCCATCCATGTTGCTGCTGTGGAAGCCACATAAAGGAGCCACTAAAGGATTATGTGAAGCCACATAATCCTTTAGTGTCCAGAGTTTTTGTAAACCATCGTGACCTGATTTCCTTCTACAGTCCTTTCAGTGTCACTGCACCCACTGAAGCCTGCTGTCAGTTAACactgactttaaaaacaaacataatcaTTGCTGCAATAATGACCTATAGAAAGTTTCCAGCCCGTTCTTCATTGCAGGACACTCTGTGTTTCAGAGTCTGCAGGGCTGCAGTGAACTGCTGCACGTAGTATCACATCACAGCATAAGTGACTGTTTAAAGGTTGAGGAGTTTTAAGGTGGAACTGCAGGTTCAGTGCgtaaaatctgaattttaatGGAAACCAGTCATAAAAAAGTCATGTTGATAGTTTGTGTGCAACCATAACAACTAACCAAGATATCCTGTCATGATTCTTTGTTTAATTTGACCAACTTTGTATGTTTCATACACAGCTGCTGTGGGTCAAACTGTGATCTATTCTCTCACATCTACCTGTGCTGTCAGAGGATCCACTGTCACCCTCCCCTGCACCTTCACACCTCGGAAGTCTTTCAGTGACGGTGGGAAAGAAGTTCCTCTAAAGATCGTCAGAGTCCGCTGGTGTAAGAACCATGAGATCTGTCAGGGCGGCACTCCGTCTGTGTTTGACATTAACTCAGCAAACAGCGATCCTCGTTATCAATATCTGGGAGACATGAAGACAAACTGCACTTTACAGATCAGAGATGTTCAGCAGGGAGACAGCGCAACCTTTCGCTTCAGGATGGAAGCTGATCATCCTGAAGGACATTTTACTAACAGGACAGGAGTGACTGTCAGAGTCGAAGGTGAGAACCAAACATCCTGATTCTGACACAAATTAAAGTGTTCAGTTAAACTCATCTACACTTTCCTTTTAGATTCGACCAAAAAGAGAATAATTCGCTCCAGTGATGATAAAAAGTTGAGCAGAGGTGAAACCGTCACACTGCTCTGTGCTTCAGTCTGCACTTTCCACCAACTGGAGGTCACCTGGTTCAAAGATGGCCACGCCCTCTCAGAGACTGGCCCCTCCCTCCGTCTCAGCCCTCTGACTGCAGAGGATTCTGGGAACTACACCTGTGCTCTGAAGAAGAACATGAGGACTCTGTCTGAGCCGTACAGCCTGCAGGTGGAGGCTGGAGGTTTGTTCAGTTTTCTGAAacttttttacacttttaagaCGTCATCAAACTGCAAACACGCGACAGCGGTCAGCCTGACGCCGAATAATCTCCAGATCAGCAGCAGAATAAAATTAGGACATTTACAGCTGGAAAAAGTCCTTCATGCACacatgaactgtttttgtacTCAGCCAATAAAGAACCACATGTAAAACATGCGCAGAACTTTGTTCACTTTCATAAATCTGTAAATCCCAAAATCACAGCACCCAGTGATGTCACTCATGAAAAGTCACATGGGGAGAAAATGACTtagatataaataaactttagaagcttatttattttatctttcactgcatgtttctatctgttgtttgtgttttagcaGCTGACGGTGTCCTTCGTCTGGTTCTTGGGGTGGTGTTTGGTCTCCTGCTGGCTGTGATCCTGCTCGTactcttcatcttcatcatcaaaaGGTGCAGAAACAGATGGTCTCAAGTGTTTGAAGTATTTCACATTTTGGTGGTTTTACTTTAGCAACGAACCCAATTAAGTGAAGTTGGTGTGGATTTCACACTTCATCCTCAGTAAACAGCAGACATTCACCttaatatataaaatcaaaggtttattttttaaaataataataaaggaaaatgtgtttgctctaTATTTATGTCAGTCTGGAAAGTATCATCTGAACAAATCCCTTTAAATTGTACTTgtaataaatgagaaaaatgcaGAAGCACCGTGTGATAACATTTAGAAATGATTATGCTGCCTCGTGTTAACTACTATATGTGATTATAATCACATGGAAACATaatattttctgtctttgtgtctgttttCAGTCCTGTTGTGATCATACTCATAAATACTGATACTGTTGCAGGAAGCTGGCAGCAGCAGAGGATCAGAGGGCTGTGGGAGGTGATCCGGAGCAGAAGGTGAGTTAGTGATGGGAGGATTTTACTATGAAATCAATCTTATAGGATGTGATGTGACATTCTgtatagtttattattttagcaAGCTTAAGTTCAAAATATGTGCATCGATTGAAAGTGTGCTGCTTTTATTCTGGATCTTCAGTCGTCTGGTCTCTGTGATTCTCAGCATCCTGATAGCATCTACAGcaacatcatgaagtctgtacAAACGGAAGCAGCTCAGCAGCAGGAACCCAGCCGAGCCGTGGAGGACGTCAGCTACGCCTCCGTCCAGTTCAAACAGAAGAAACAGGAGGGCAGGTAGGACCCAGCGATGGAAACCTTTAAACACTCATGTTTGTGTCGTCACACAAACAACAGACAGCTCAGATTTGTGGCTGTGACACTGAAGCCGCTCCGACAAACAGACAGTGATGAAAGATAGAAACTTCATTTCTGCACAAAGtatcacaaaaacaacacagaagTACAAAAGTAGGTCCAAAAAAGCTGAAtgatgagttttgtttttctaatttcttttaacttttactGCTCATGaatcacaaaaacacagctttcatTAAGTGActtaaaacttttctgttttactgtgaATGAATAAATTTCCTGTCTGTGCTGCATTCATGAACTCTGTTTGATtcaaaatgttttgcttttggtGTGAGTCCTCTTAGACTCTCAGATCtgtcatcaaatcattttcttttgatttttgcTTCGTAGGCGCTTTCAGGCGGCCGACGATGACGTTGTCTATTCCTCAGTGTCCAGTCGAGGATGAATCGCAGCTCTCTCACTCCTTCCATCCACCAATCAGCTGCAGGAAGCTGTGAGCTGTGGCAGTTTGTGTTAATCTGTTTGATGCTTTAATGCAGCTGCTGCTCCACTCTGACTTTAATACAGAACTATTAAAAAACCTCAGAGAGATGGACCAAAGGTGTATCTGCAAAAGCTCTGTGGTGCAGAGCATGTGTGCTGTAAGGTGGAGGAAGTCATGAACGCAGCTCAGTCCAGACTGGAACGCTGTTGTCCTGTCCATGTCGGGAATAACTCACAATCTAATTATTTGTTTCTGGGCTCCCATAATCTGCTCTACACTCTCTCTGTTATTCCACATCCATTATTTTCCCAGTCATCTGGAAGCTGGTTTGAAACTCGAGTCTGAGTGAAGGACCCAGCACACTTCTTCTTACAGCGCTCATTAAACCAGCAGGAGGAAAAATTATACTCTTCAGAGTCTGAGCTGCTCTTCTCTGATCAGCTCGTCTGGTTGTTCTGAGAACAAAAGCTAAAACTTTATGTTGCTGAACTACAACCATCATTGTGTCCTCCACATGCTGCTCGATTTGAGCCGAGCGATCTGCACAGAATTCACTTTTATAGCCGTACAGATGATTAAGTTTAGGATTAGAAAGCCTCGTTGGTCCCAGGCCTGTATCACTGCCACTCAACTCATTTGATTCTTCATCGTCTCTGTGATTGTCACACATGTTTGGTTAGTGATCACACGTCTGCAAAACCTGAGAAAATGAGCCGAACCTTCAGTTAATCTGTGACCTCATTAAATGTTTCCCAATGAGTTAAAGGCTCATCTTCAGTTTGAAGCTTTGCTGAGTGAAACATGAAGTTCATTTTCCAAGTGCTGATGATAGAGGAGCGTTTGCTTTATGGGGTTCATTTCCATAGTTCTTCTGCTTTACTCGAGCActtaaagcactttacacaacatGCCTGATTCACCCTTTCATAAAAGCACTTTCTgtctacattcacacacattcagagtCCCTCACAGTTCAGTATCTCGCCCACGCAGACGCCCCATATGCAGAAATGGAAATGAATAACCGGCTTATCTTTACCCTGTCATGGCTGCCAGAGCCGTATGAGTCCACTTCTTTATACCAGCACTGGCAACATATTAAGACTTCCTCAGAAGTTTTGCAGCTTGATCGCAGGACTTTGAAGGAAGGAAGTAGTTCTCCTGTTATTTTCAGGTATTATTTTGTCTATTTTTAAATGATCCAAAAGCCGTACGAGCCTGCGGTGGTCTCGGTTTCACTGTTAGAGCCGCCGCGCTCGTCACATCTCGAGTCAAAATACCAAGACAGAGTCTTAAAAACATGAACCGGTGGTGTCATGATGGGCCTTTGgacatcttttatgtacagtctgtgTTTCAGTGTCAGAAATTCTGTTTTGGtccaaaatgtttttatttgttatgaacatattaccttttttttttttttttaaaaaaatcacttttatttttcttctatgTTAAttggaataaaaataataatttctaatttgttgttttacagaagtctgttttttgttgttgtttgttgtagAAAAGTTATCGAAAATAATTTAAAGATGTTCTTTAAATTTCTGGAGGGTTCCTGTTTCCTCTTGATAAAGAAACAAGAGAAAACATCGACtatcattaatattttaatctGCTCTGACGTCTGTTTAATCGTCACTCACAATTGTCTTTAGTGGAACCCAAAGTTGTAAAACTTTAGATGATGGTACACTTTTAGCTCTCAACAGATGAAGGaagtttctgttttctctgaaaCAAGCAGACAGGACATGATGACAGACTCGTGTTACTGTGAGTCACGATCACTGCCTGCAGCGACTGAAACATGTTTGAGACTaaacctgtcacaaaaacaacaaaacataaacagaatgTTTAGAATTATGTCAAAAACCCGtgtaaactaaaattaaaaagagGAAATTTGAAAATTCATGCATGACAACAATGATTATATTTTagcttccatccatccattcgcttccgcttctccttttcagggtcgcggggggcgctggagcctatcccagctgtcatagggcgagaggcggggtacaccctggacacgtcgccagtctgtcgcagggccaacacacagggacagacaaccattcacactcactcgcacattcacacctagtggcaatttggtttatccaattaacctatccccacaagctgcatgtctttggacggtgggaggaagggTTAGGAAGGGACATATTCACAGAGACAACTCAGTCTTCAGCCTCATTTCATCATCCAGCTCTTTACTCTCTGCTCGCTCCTCTGACTGCAGCAGAGCCACAGCAGAAACTAAGGATGGCAGTTTGGGACAAAAACCTTCTGTGGAGCTTCATGTTCCTGCTGGCAGGTAAGACTCAAGTCTTATTTTGATCCCGTTTTAGTGACGATCAGTGAAAACGGGGTTCAGAGTTTTACTTTGACTCGctcgctgctgctgctctgcatCCAAATCCTGTTTAAAGCCACAAAACCACATATCAGATATGTGAGTCTGAATGTAGAAGATCGATAAAGTGATCGAGTAGCTTTAGAGGTGGATGTGATCATTGTAACCACCTTAAAGCTGCTGAGGGGAAATAAAAAGGAGAAgttatttaagttattttcacacaaacattttgTAACAGACTCATTATTTCTGACTGACGTCACATTTACTTGATAGAAAAACTTTACAGTTAATATTGAAGATAGCAGGTTTCAGTGAACGCAGTCATTGATTGTGTTATTggcactttttttatttttatttgctcaTTGATCTTCTCGTACCTCCTTCCTGAGATCGGTGCTGGGAACCTGGTGAACAGTCAGGCAGTTATTTAAGGAAGTTGTTGGCCGGACACTCGAGTTACTtcgttcttcttcttcttactgCTTATCAGATGTGTTTCTGTCTTCATGTCTACAGTTCGTCTTATTTGCATCCTTTAGTTTGCATCGTATCAAAAACTCTTATTAGAAAGTACAGAACTACTGTTGTTTGTGTACTGGTGCCTTAAACTGGTTTTATGGAGTTTAAATTGTGGCCATTTTTGTTTTATGacacagcctgtttcagtttaagtcaCGGTTTAAATTAATTGCGTgttcaaaaaatattttgtttcacTCTCATTTCTCCTTGTTTCATGTTGAAGTTCGAcctggaaccttgttaagatccaaccatgcaaaatgtgatttttttgccatttttcaagtggtcttaaacttctGATCTGAACTGTATGAAGCCTCTAATATCACAGTCGCCCTCTAGTGGCTCACTGCAGTACAGTtgaagtaaaaatataaaatataaaatataaaattagtaaaaccaaataaaattattttatctaTTATGCAATATAAATTATGTTTTATAAGAGCATCAAGTCCTCACAGTGTCTGCTGAGAAAAGCTGGCGTTGGACAAATGTAGTTAACGCGCCTCCAGAATTTTCTAATTTCCTATTTGAGTCTGTTTGAGTTATGATCCCTGTTGAGGGTTTATTCATTTTAACTGCCTTAAAATTCAATCACAGTAAGGAAAATGTGTTTGTACAGAatccacacacagacaggatGAACATGCTGACTCCACACAGGAAGGCCCCACCTGGTTCACAGAGTTCATCGACTCAGTGAATCTAAATTAGCAAATGTgaataaatgtgaaaaactgcaaaactgGAATAAAGTTAAAAATTCAGGTAGTTTTTCAAATAATAAAATCCAGTAAAATCCGTGAAAACACTAAAAAGCTCTGCAGTGATGCATCCAATGGGATGTCACGAGAATCAGACCCCCTCCATTCATTCGCTCCAAATTCTAGCCCCTCCCCCTTTTCTTCTATTGGCTGCTCAGGTCAGGTGGACGCTCAGTTGGTTTCTGGATGAAACATGAAACAGCTGGTTGTTGCTGTTATGACGTGACGGTCCTATGGTGAAGGTTTGGTTCAGGGAAGGATTGTGGTGTGGTTTAAAATATGTGCTTTATCACTTTCATCATCCCTGCAATAATAAacaaacatgtgacatgtgtttttttttttactaaagtATGATTCTGCTTTGTTCTAATTTGATATATTTCTACATAAAAGTAGTCACCGAGACCTTGAGGTTAAAGACAAGACGTTTGCTAACCCATCAGTACCTGACTTTGTTGTTCCTGTCAGTGTAACAGCAGACACTAGAGGGCGCTGCCAGTGGCTGGCTTTAAGATAAAGCTGTTTGCTTCAATAACTCTAAAGTTTTCTTTCTATTATAATAGAAGTCAGTCTCTGCTGTCAGTTGGTTTCCACTGAATTTCTGCAGTGAAATATAAAACTCATAGTGACACAAAACAAAGTTTCAATCCTGACCTGCTGCAGGGTCAGTGTGTGAAAACAGCATTTAATGCAGCAGCAGTCACAAATACAATAATGTAATACCTGCTtgtagtttgtgtgtttccatataatTCATATAAATCATAATTCTTTATCAGTTTTTATCTTTGAACCCTCTGTTCCAGGTGCTGTGGGTCAAACTGTGATCTATCCTCTCACATCTACCTGTGCTGTCAGAGGATCCACTGTCACCCTCCCCTGCACCTTCACACCTCGGAAGTCTTTCAGTGATGGTTGGAGAGAAGTTCCGCTAAAGATCGTCAGAGTCCGCTGGTGTAAGAACCATGAGATCTGTCAGGGCAGCACTCCGTCTGTGTTTGACATTAACTCAACAAACAGCGATCCTCG
The genomic region above belongs to Oreochromis niloticus isolate F11D_XX linkage group LG11, O_niloticus_UMD_NMBU, whole genome shotgun sequence and contains:
- the LOC100712482 gene encoding sialic acid-binding Ig-like lectin 10 encodes the protein MAVYGEMILWSFVFLLAAAVGQTVIYSLTSTCAVRGSTVTLPCTFTPRKSFSDGGKEVPLKIVRVRWCKNHEICQGGTPSVFDINSANSDPRYQYLGDMKTNCTLQIRDVQQGDSATFRFRMEADHPEGHFTNRTGVTVRVEDSTKKRIIRSSDDKKLSRGETVTLLCASVCTFHQLEVTWFKDGHALSETGPSLRLSPLTAEDSGNYTCALKKNMRTLSEPYSLQVEAGAADGVLRLVLGVVFGLLLAVILLVLFIFIIKRKLAAAEDQRAVGGDPEQKHPDSIYSNIMKSVQTEAAQQQEPSRAVEDVSYASVQFKQKKQEGRRFQAADDDVVYSSVSSRG